The DNA window CATGTGTGTGGCCAAAATACTAGAATTAGATATACCGATATTATTTGGTAAATTTTCAAGTTTCTTTTCAATTGTCTCGATAAACAAATCTTTCTGTAGGTGTGCGTTCTTCTCATACTTTCTTACAAGCCTATACAAACTTGCAGCTGCTCTCTGACTTATATTGGTATTAAATCCACCTACGCAGTAATTTGAAGGATGAATTGCTTCTCCCCCTACAATATCCTTCATTTTTTGTCCGATTCTTCTCAATTCTTGGATCCTCTCTATGGACTCCTTTTTAATTTTTTCATTGTCTACTATGTCATCAAGAATTAGAAATTGGTGAAGTGCATGGTCTTGCATCTTACTTGCAAGGCCTAGAATCTCTCTTAATATTAATGCATCTTGAGATATTTCAAGCCCAAACGCCCCTTCAAGGGCTTGGCATGATGCTTCAGCATGAGATACTGGACATAATCCACATATTCTCATTGAAGCTCTTGGAGTAAACTCATAAGTCCTACCCAATGTCAATGATTCGAAGCTTCTTACCATTGTCGTTGAGATATAATATGCTCTTTCAACTATCCCTTCCTCATCTACATGAAGAACAAGTTTTGCATGCCCTTCATGCCTAGTTGTTGGGTCAAGGTTTACAATCCTCTCCCCTTTGCTTTCCATATTATTCCTCCATAATATATATTCATTATATTTATATACATTTAAATATTGCGGTAATAAAAAAAATTTTTGATTAATATACAATAAAAATAAAAATATCCGGATATTACTTGTTTTCTAGTGTAGATTCCAAGAATTTTTTTAATTTTAAATAGTCATTTTCTATTCTTATTGGACAGCCCTGTCTCATGTCTACATCTTTCATTGATTCTGGTAGTTCTGGCTCAAAACTTAGGAGTGACTTAATTTCTTCAGGAAATTTTGCAGGATGTGCTGTTTCTAAAGAAATTGATAGTGGATAATCACCATTATCATGGTAATATGCTTCAAGTCCAGCCCAACCCACAGCTCCATGTGGTTCTAGAACTACGTTGTATTTTTCGTAAACATTTTTTATTGTGTCTTTTGTTTTCTGATCGGATATGCTTACCGAAAATAAATTTGTTTGCATTTTTTTCAAGTCAGGGTATTTGTGAACTTTACCAGATTTATCTACAGTGCCCCCATAAAGTTCAAAGAACCTTGCTAAATTTGAGGGGTGCCCTACGTTCATTGCACTAGATATGCAAGCTTTTGAAGGAGAAAGTTTTTGATAATTTCCATTATTTAGATATCTAGGAAACTCATCATTTTCGTTTACTGCCATTACGAGTTTATGAAGAGGTAATCCCATCCTCCTACCAAATTCACATCCAAGAGAATTTCCAAAGTTTCCTGACGGAACAGAAATTAGAATTTTTTCACCTTCTTCGGATTTTTGAAGATATGCATAAAAAAAATATATCATCTGTGGGAGAATTCTTCCTATGTTTATTGAATTGGCAGATGTTAGATTCAAATTGGCCAAGTCTTTGTCCTGAAATGCCATTTTTACAAGATTCTGGCAATCGTCAAATTTGCCGTCAACAGCAAGTGTTGTTACATTATCACCTATTGTATCAAGTTGTTTTTTCTGTCTGCCTGATACTTCCCCCTCAGGGTATAGAATAAATACATTTATCCCTTTTACTCCTTTGAACGCTTCGCCGACTGCGCTGCCTGTGTCCCCAGAAGTTGCAACAAGAATGTTCAATGATTTTTTTTCATCTTTTAGTGCGCCCATTAGTCGAGCCATCATTCTAGCGGCAAAATCTTTAAAGGAAGCAGTTGGGCCTTGGTCAAGTCTTAGAACATACTTTCTATCGTGTACTTTTTCTATTGGCACTCTAAAATTGTATGCTTCTTTACATAATCTAAATAGATGATCAGATTCAATGTCACCATAAAGGAATTTCTCTAAAATTGTGTGAGCTACTTCAAAATATCTCTTTTCTCTTAGATCTTCAAGCTCACCTTTTGAAATATTAGGGATTCTCTCAGGCATGAATAGCCCGGCGTCAGGAGCCTGACCCATCATAAGTGCATCTTTAAAACTCACAAGCCCCTTAAATGGTATAAATCCGGCCTCATTAATATTCCGGTTAGTACTATAATATTTAATTCCGCCCATAAACTATGATTATTTTATAGAATTTATAAACTTTATTCAAATAATAATTTAATGAATATAAATTT is part of the Methanofastidiosum sp. genome and encodes:
- the frhA gene encoding coenzyme F420 hydrogenase subunit alpha; this encodes MESKGERIVNLDPTTRHEGHAKLVLHVDEEGIVERAYYISTTMVRSFESLTLGRTYEFTPRASMRICGLCPVSHAEASCQALEGAFGLEISQDALILREILGLASKMQDHALHQFLILDDIVDNEKIKKESIERIQELRRIGQKMKDIVGGEAIHPSNYCVGGFNTNISQRAAASLYRLVRKYEKNAHLQKDLFIETIEKKLENLPNNIGISNSSILATHMTYGDRKEINLEAIREVIPSRFYGKEEEGRTTNTMIPLYYGETVETGPRARFIKFKRFSGDSALYINVARAREMLVMVYRAEELLDQLDVNGKTKPDHITVKEGEGVGVYEAPRGTLIHMAKTDHNGIMRDYRIISPTTWNIPTIGKAIEGSPQEYAEIIMRSYDPCLDCATHYIIVKDTDGKVIERRYLQ
- the thrC gene encoding threonine synthase encodes the protein MGGIKYYSTNRNINEAGFIPFKGLVSFKDALMMGQAPDAGLFMPERIPNISKGELEDLREKRYFEVAHTILEKFLYGDIESDHLFRLCKEAYNFRVPIEKVHDRKYVLRLDQGPTASFKDFAARMMARLMGALKDEKKSLNILVATSGDTGSAVGEAFKGVKGINVFILYPEGEVSGRQKKQLDTIGDNVTTLAVDGKFDDCQNLVKMAFQDKDLANLNLTSANSINIGRILPQMIYFFYAYLQKSEEGEKILISVPSGNFGNSLGCEFGRRMGLPLHKLVMAVNENDEFPRYLNNGNYQKLSPSKACISSAMNVGHPSNLARFFELYGGTVDKSGKVHKYPDLKKMQTNLFSVSISDQKTKDTIKNVYEKYNVVLEPHGAVGWAGLEAYYHDNGDYPLSISLETAHPAKFPEEIKSLLSFEPELPESMKDVDMRQGCPIRIENDYLKLKKFLESTLENK